GACTTCTTATAACCTGCCTTTCTTCGTATTTATAAATTAATACATCATTCCCTGTGATAAGTATGTCCTGTCTATCTGGCTTTTTGTAGCTCCAGAGCATCCTGCCAGGCTTCTTTATATAAAGCCTCCCCTCTGCCTTCTTTATAGTACCCATTGTCTTGATAAAAGATTCCTGTAAAAATGATGCCTGAATGTCTGAGGTATTCTCATAGGAAGACTGGATGAGAACAATAAGTTCATTGAGTGTCACAGCACTGGCTGAGGAGGGTAAGTAGAAGAGGGCTACGAGATACAAACATAACATGAAATTCACCACTTCTTTTTATCCCTTCTCCGTATCACCTCTCTCGGTTTTCCTCCTTCTGAAGGCGTAACAATACCATCCTCTTCCATCATCTCAATCATACGCGCTGCCCTGTTATATCCAACCCTGAGCCTTCGCTGAATCATAGATATAGAGGCATTACCAGTAGAAGTGACGAGTTCTACTGCCCTGGCATATAGTTCATCCCTTTCGTCATCGGATTTTCTTTCTTCCTCCGCTGTAAGCTCATGCTCCATAAATGTCTCATAATCTGGTCTTGCCTGACCTTTTAAAAAATCCACCAGTTCTTTGATCTCTGATTCAGACACATAGGCACCGTGTATTCTTGTAATCCTGGATGTCCCTGGTGGAAGGAAGAGCATATCGCCTTTTCCGAGAAGCTGTTCTGCACCAATTGAGTCAAGTATTGTCCTCGAATCTGTCTTTGAAGAGACCTGAAAGGATATCCTCGCCGGGAAATTAGCCTTTATCGTCCCTGTAAGGACATCCACGGATGGCCTTTGTGTAGCGACCACGAGGTGTATGCCTGCTGCCCTGGCCATCTGCGCCAGACGTGCAATAGAGTCTTCAACCTCGTGGGCTGATATTGTCATCAAATCAGCCAGCTCATCGATAAAAACAAGTATATAGGGCAGTTTTTCTACATCTAATAGCCTGTTGTAGCCCTCTATGTTTCTTACCTCTCTCTCGGCAAGTATTTTGTATCTCCTTTCCATTTCCCATACAACTTTCTTGATTGCATCCGAAGCCCGCTTCGGATTTGTGATTACAGGATGGAGGAGATGTGGTATATCTTCGTAAACAGAAAGCTCAAGAAGTTTTGGATCTATCATCAGCATCCTCACTTCGTCAGGACGGGTATTAAAAAGTATGCTACAGACCATTGCATTTATTGCCACACTCTTGCCTGAACCTGTTGCACCCGCAACAAGAAGATGAGGCATCTTGGCAAGGGCGGTAACAACTGGATTACCGAATATATCCTTTCCGAGAGCGACTGTTAGGGGTGATTGGCTTTTCATGAATTCATCGGATGAAAGTATTTCTTTGAGAAATACCTCCTCACGCTGGTTATTAGGTATCTCTATACCGACTGCCCCTTTTCCAGGGATAGGTGCAACTACCCTCACACTCACTGCCCTCATAGCCATAGCTATATCATCTGCGAGTCCAACGATTCTATTCACCTTTATTCCAGGTGCAGGCTCAAATTCATACATTGTTACCACCGGCCCAGGATGAACCTGTATTACCCTACCCTCAATACCGAAGTCCTGAAGTTTCTTCTCAAGTATACTTGAAGACATCAAAAGCTCTTCCTTTGAGACTCTCCTTTTAACTGTGGATGGCTCCCGCAGTATTGATAGTGGAGGTAAATTAAACACACCTGTTTCTGAAAACCCGAGTTCTTGCTGGATTGGCTCTAAAGAAACAGGACGTGCCTGTTGAACAGGGGTTTGTAACTGCGATGAATCACTGATTGTTGGCCCTTCGGTTGGTAAATCATTAGGTTTCGGTTTTAATTCGCGTTTGCTCAATATATCCACATGTTTCTGGGTCTTTAAAAAAAGGGACTTCAGGAACTCAATGATACCGATATAGAACGATGAGATAGAGAATCTTGTGGTAATTAAAATAGAAATCAGCAATATGGTAGATGCTATTATATAAGCACCTGCGGTTGAGAAATATCGTATGAGTATATTAGAAATTGTATAACCAAAGAATCCCCCTGAAAGCACCCCCTGTCCCTTAAAGAGATAGATATGTTCAGAACGGAGGCTCAGGAGTGTTGAAAACGACAGTAGCATGAATAAACCACCAAATAGTTTTATCAGGCGATGTGTTTTTTCCCTTCTAAGCAGCCTGTTGCCGCCATAAACAAGCGTAATTGCTGGTATTATATAAGCCCCTCCTCCAAAAAACTGCAAAAGGAGATCAGAAAGATATGCACCAACTATCCCGACATAATTATGGACAGCCTGACGTCCTGTCGCAGTATTAAAAGAAGGGTCTTCGTGATCGTACGAGATTAAACTCAAGATCACTATCAATGTGAAGGCAATAGAAGCAACCCCTATGATTTCATCTATTTTGCTATGCTGTGCTATCTCTTTTTTAAATTCTATTTTCATCTCTTATCCCTTACCACTTAATCCTTAGCACTATAATGGCTGCCAGTAGAAACCTGTAGTAACTGAACAGATTTAAAGGTTTCTCCTGGAGGTATTTAAGTAAAAAACCTATTGAGTAATAGCCTGTAATAGCAGATGTGACTGCTCCTGCTAT
This is a stretch of genomic DNA from Nitrospirota bacterium. It encodes these proteins:
- a CDS encoding DNA translocase FtsK, which produces MKIEFKKEIAQHSKIDEIIGVASIAFTLIVILSLISYDHEDPSFNTATGRQAVHNYVGIVGAYLSDLLLQFFGGGAYIIPAITLVYGGNRLLRREKTHRLIKLFGGLFMLLSFSTLLSLRSEHIYLFKGQGVLSGGFFGYTISNILIRYFSTAGAYIIASTILLISILITTRFSISSFYIGIIEFLKSLFLKTQKHVDILSKRELKPKPNDLPTEGPTISDSSQLQTPVQQARPVSLEPIQQELGFSETGVFNLPPLSILREPSTVKRRVSKEELLMSSSILEKKLQDFGIEGRVIQVHPGPVVTMYEFEPAPGIKVNRIVGLADDIAMAMRAVSVRVVAPIPGKGAVGIEIPNNQREEVFLKEILSSDEFMKSQSPLTVALGKDIFGNPVVTALAKMPHLLVAGATGSGKSVAINAMVCSILFNTRPDEVRMLMIDPKLLELSVYEDIPHLLHPVITNPKRASDAIKKVVWEMERRYKILAEREVRNIEGYNRLLDVEKLPYILVFIDELADLMTISAHEVEDSIARLAQMARAAGIHLVVATQRPSVDVLTGTIKANFPARISFQVSSKTDSRTILDSIGAEQLLGKGDMLFLPPGTSRITRIHGAYVSESEIKELVDFLKGQARPDYETFMEHELTAEEERKSDDERDELYARAVELVTSTGNASISMIQRRLRVGYNRAARMIEMMEEDGIVTPSEGGKPREVIRRRDKKKW